In Paenibacillus sp. 1781tsa1, one DNA window encodes the following:
- a CDS encoding extracellular solute-binding protein: MGQKTGFKKGALLLSASLVLSTILGACSTDKADSGSAAGGTDQLTIMLPNFEAENPPDNSPVIQKLEELTKVDVNLQWVPSSSYEDKFNITLASGKLPQIMVVLGKSPSFINAARTGAFWELGPYLKDYPNLSQMNEIITNNASIDGKTYGIYRARPLGRNGVTIRKDWLENLGLEEPKTIDEFYNVLKAFTKDDPDGNGKDDTYGLVASKFTGPWDNMQVWFGAPNKWGEDGNGGLIPAHETPEYMEALKFFRQIYSEGLVNKDFAVMDATKLPDPFVNGQAGVMVDVADNAQRMDQKILDKDPNATGRVDVLQAMEGPKGLRDMPTSGYSGMIAISKGSVKTEEELKKVLRFLDQLNEPELQALLGNGLEGKQYEKKENYIIPSTDKLALRDLQGLNQILMFVPEDKTLRVQQTPVREKVAQVQKANEEIVIANPGEPLISDVYAQKGPQLDNIINDARIKYIVGQIDEKGFEDAVALWKNNGGDDYVKEVNELYAALK, from the coding sequence ATGGGACAAAAAACGGGATTCAAAAAAGGGGCACTGCTGCTCTCTGCGTCACTGGTACTTAGTACAATTCTGGGCGCATGCTCCACGGACAAGGCAGATTCAGGAAGCGCTGCGGGTGGCACCGATCAGCTCACGATTATGCTGCCGAACTTTGAAGCGGAGAATCCGCCGGACAACAGCCCTGTGATTCAGAAGCTGGAGGAATTGACCAAGGTTGATGTTAATCTACAATGGGTGCCGAGCAGTTCCTATGAGGACAAATTCAATATCACACTGGCTTCAGGCAAACTTCCACAAATTATGGTCGTATTGGGGAAATCCCCAAGCTTTATCAATGCAGCCCGGACAGGGGCATTCTGGGAACTGGGTCCTTATCTGAAGGACTATCCGAATCTGAGCCAGATGAATGAAATCATCACCAATAATGCCTCTATCGATGGCAAAACGTATGGGATTTATCGGGCTCGCCCTCTAGGACGTAATGGGGTGACTATCCGTAAGGACTGGCTGGAGAATCTGGGGCTGGAAGAGCCGAAGACGATTGATGAATTTTACAATGTATTGAAAGCGTTCACGAAGGATGATCCGGACGGTAACGGAAAGGATGATACGTACGGTCTGGTAGCCAGCAAATTCACGGGCCCATGGGATAACATGCAGGTATGGTTCGGTGCCCCCAACAAATGGGGAGAGGATGGCAACGGAGGGCTAATCCCTGCGCATGAGACACCAGAATACATGGAAGCCCTGAAATTTTTCCGCCAGATCTACAGTGAGGGTCTGGTGAACAAGGACTTTGCCGTCATGGATGCAACGAAACTGCCTGATCCATTTGTGAATGGGCAAGCGGGTGTCATGGTGGATGTAGCAGATAACGCACAGCGTATGGATCAGAAGATACTGGATAAAGATCCGAATGCGACAGGACGTGTCGATGTGCTGCAAGCCATGGAAGGTCCGAAGGGGCTGCGTGATATGCCAACGTCCGGATATTCCGGAATGATTGCCATCTCCAAAGGCAGTGTCAAAACGGAAGAGGAACTGAAGAAGGTACTGCGTTTCCTGGATCAACTCAATGAACCAGAATTGCAGGCGCTGCTTGGGAATGGACTGGAAGGCAAACAGTATGAGAAAAAAGAAAACTATATCATCCCTTCCACTGACAAGCTTGCCCTCCGCGATCTGCAGGGCTTGAATCAGATATTGATGTTTGTGCCGGAGGACAAAACACTTCGCGTGCAACAGACACCTGTCCGTGAAAAAGTTGCACAGGTGCAGAAAGCCAATGAAGAGATTGTCATTGCTAATCCTGGCGAACCGCTGATTTCGGATGTCTACGCCCAGAAAGGACCGCAGCTGGATAATATCATTAATGATGCACGGATCAAATATATTGTAGGACAGATTGATGAGAAAGGATTCGAAGATGCGGTTGCCCTGTGGAAGAACAACGGTGGAGACGATTATGTGAAAGAAGTCAATGAACTGTACGCTGCACTGAAGTAG
- a CDS encoding carbohydrate ABC transporter permease, translating into MNSRLYNSPAGKVFDIFNYAMLGILGILTVLPFLYIIGNSFATEAEITERSFFLIPKVFSFSAYEYIFSSSTIFRSIGVSIFITVAGTLVNLFFTLTMAYPLSRSDFWGRNVMMNMVIFSMLFGGGMIPTYLVIRGLGLLDSYWALMLPGAISAFNLIVVKNFFQQMPPGLEEAARIDGCSDLGVLWRIVLPLSKPVIATFALFYAVGHWNNFFSALLYISDSDKWPLQVMLRQIVLLSQASVGDMANMDPNFVQPPEQSIKMAVIVVGTIPILLVYPFLQKHFAKGVMLGSIKG; encoded by the coding sequence ATGAACAGCCGTCTATACAACAGCCCTGCCGGCAAGGTATTTGATATCTTCAATTACGCCATGCTGGGGATTCTGGGCATATTAACTGTCCTTCCTTTCCTGTATATTATAGGGAATTCTTTCGCAACGGAAGCCGAGATCACCGAACGGAGTTTTTTCCTTATTCCGAAGGTGTTTTCCTTCAGTGCATATGAGTATATTTTCTCTTCTTCCACGATCTTTCGCAGCATTGGCGTTTCCATCTTCATCACAGTGGCAGGTACACTGGTGAATCTGTTCTTCACCCTGACGATGGCCTATCCCCTATCCAGAAGTGACTTCTGGGGCCGTAACGTCATGATGAACATGGTGATCTTCTCAATGTTATTCGGTGGTGGCATGATCCCGACGTATCTCGTTATTCGTGGACTGGGACTGCTCGATTCTTACTGGGCCCTTATGCTTCCTGGCGCGATCAGCGCTTTTAACTTAATAGTAGTCAAAAACTTTTTTCAGCAAATGCCGCCCGGGCTGGAGGAAGCGGCCCGCATCGATGGCTGTTCGGATCTCGGCGTGCTGTGGCGAATTGTACTGCCTTTATCAAAGCCGGTCATTGCTACGTTTGCCTTGTTTTACGCCGTGGGACATTGGAATAACTTTTTCTCGGCACTTCTGTACATTTCCGACAGTGACAAATGGCCGTTACAAGTCATGTTGAGACAGATCGTATTGCTCTCGCAAGCCAGTGTCGGAGATATGGCGAACATGGACCCCAATTTTGTACAGCCACCAGAGCAGTCGATCAAAATGGCGGTAATCGTTGTAGGTACCATTCCAATTTTGCTGGTGTATCCGTTTTTGCAGAAGCATTTTGCCAAAGGTGTCATGTTAGGTTCAATCAAAGGCTAA
- a CDS encoding sugar ABC transporter permease produces the protein MTTRPMRRESNWKRQIQRNKWLYVLVLPGFLYFVIFKYLPMWGIIIAFQDYQPFLGIRESNWVGLENFTNFFSNPDFFRLLRNTLVLALYDLIFFFPAPIIIALLLNEIRVAFFKRTIQTLVYVPHFVSMVIIASITYVFLTPQGGVLYDLIAWITGKPIDVLSSPGSFRPLIIVQMMWKEMGWGTIIFLAALAGVDTEQYEASIVDGAGRLRRMWHITLPAIRTTIVILLILRLGNFLDTGFEQIYLMTNSLNRDVADVFDTYVYTVGITQGAFSYSTAVGLFKSVVGIILVLGSNKLAKKFGHPGIY, from the coding sequence ATGACAACAAGGCCAATGAGACGAGAGTCGAACTGGAAAAGGCAGATCCAACGAAACAAATGGTTATATGTGCTTGTGCTTCCCGGCTTTTTGTACTTTGTCATCTTTAAATACTTGCCCATGTGGGGAATCATCATTGCTTTTCAGGACTACCAGCCTTTTCTGGGCATCCGGGAGAGCAACTGGGTGGGGCTGGAGAACTTTACGAACTTTTTCTCCAACCCGGACTTCTTCCGACTATTACGCAATACGCTGGTCCTTGCGCTGTATGATCTGATCTTCTTTTTCCCGGCACCCATCATTATCGCTTTGTTATTAAATGAAATTCGGGTCGCATTCTTCAAAAGAACCATTCAAACGCTGGTCTATGTACCCCACTTTGTATCCATGGTGATTATCGCGAGTATCACGTACGTGTTTCTGACCCCGCAGGGCGGAGTCTTATATGATCTGATCGCCTGGATTACAGGCAAACCTATTGATGTGCTCTCCAGTCCGGGTTCGTTCCGACCACTCATTATTGTTCAGATGATGTGGAAAGAGATGGGGTGGGGCACAATTATCTTCCTGGCGGCCCTCGCAGGTGTGGATACGGAACAGTATGAAGCCTCCATTGTGGATGGAGCAGGACGATTGCGGCGAATGTGGCATATTACGCTTCCCGCGATTCGTACGACCATAGTCATCTTGCTCATTCTCAGACTGGGGAATTTTCTGGATACCGGATTTGAGCAGATCTATCTGATGACCAATTCCCTCAACCGGGATGTCGCAGACGTATTTGATACGTATGTGTACACGGTGGGGATTACGCAAGGGGCTTTCAGTTACAGTACCGCTGTTGGACTATTCAAGTCTGTGGTGGGCATCATTCTGGTGCTTGGCAGTAATAAACTTGCGAAAAAATTCGGTCACCCCGGAATTTATTAA
- a CDS encoding AraC family transcriptional regulator, which yields MEPTRNDRILGRFKRLSDFKAGRHKGRFYRNSLMLILLIASIPGLITGIVMYQQVVGRMEIEFNRMHQNQIENRARNVDDQLAYLEMNLSHWAFEPRFGNALRTLDFVYYFNETQEIVTTLYVLQGSHPLIKSAQLYLQEPKPILFNRDYNELNDDAKVQAYDRYLSIGNHVYWTDWVSGINRDTAPSTNNSLLHTDAGNALVLVHKIPGESMNPFGALIITLDNEKVASLLKTLTPYDEGLTFLMDQEGNTLVTGNPGTAGETSAFEQQLKKEVALHADNRSFLFRYEDQTYSVSYGSLSRIDSDWTYVSAAPLTSVTSPVKLVSKIIVIASAGSLILGLLLSWFASRRIYSPVARMLHLLTPGRNDTTPTDAKLDEFELLEQQWNELTSRSVTAHRQLQEQLPHLRDSFVLQLVQGHLYAYNEQDLQQRMRHLGFELEGQQYLLVQMYFTGYEQLQGRFGSQDTGLVTFAAVNITQEVAKNYFRQISVMNFHDLSSAMLVIAPQDEAVKSQAMLWGQELVEVIGRTLKMKVTLMISRPAASLQELPGRFVEMEQAVAYRSVEEGSQILDLEDEECFRRNEAASYPLGLERELLQAIRLGKQVEAERVLEQFMSEITRTGSTEFQVQQMMLQLLGSIQHMMLQTGVTPYKLFGGCNMYERLSGIREPVQMRQWMMNEVFTPYIQEIEARSQEPLKQVVERTMLYIDTHYRSDISLENCADMEQMTPYALSKAFKQVSGINFIDYLTRVRMDAAKQLLRETTMKINDVAVAVGYQHSYFNRIFKKQEGVTPSQYREKWFGQ from the coding sequence ATGGAACCGACTAGGAATGATCGAATATTGGGCAGATTCAAGCGGTTATCCGATTTCAAAGCGGGAAGACATAAAGGACGATTTTATCGAAACAGCCTGATGCTTATTTTACTCATTGCCAGTATTCCCGGGTTAATCACAGGTATCGTGATGTATCAACAGGTGGTTGGCCGGATGGAGATCGAATTCAATCGGATGCATCAGAACCAGATCGAGAATCGGGCACGCAATGTGGATGATCAACTGGCCTATCTGGAGATGAACTTATCTCATTGGGCTTTTGAACCGAGGTTTGGCAATGCGTTACGAACGCTGGATTTTGTGTATTATTTTAATGAAACGCAGGAGATTGTCACTACATTATATGTACTACAAGGATCCCATCCGTTGATCAAGTCAGCACAGCTATATTTGCAGGAACCGAAGCCGATCTTGTTTAATCGGGATTATAACGAGTTGAATGATGATGCCAAAGTACAAGCGTATGATCGTTATCTCTCCATAGGCAACCACGTGTACTGGACAGACTGGGTTTCGGGCATCAACCGAGATACCGCCCCTTCGACCAACAATAGTCTACTGCATACGGATGCAGGCAATGCACTTGTTCTCGTACATAAGATCCCAGGGGAGAGCATGAATCCATTTGGTGCACTGATTATTACGCTGGATAACGAGAAAGTCGCTAGTTTATTGAAAACGCTTACTCCTTATGATGAAGGTTTAACGTTCCTTATGGATCAGGAAGGCAACACACTGGTTACAGGGAATCCGGGAACGGCGGGGGAGACTTCTGCTTTTGAACAGCAGCTAAAAAAAGAAGTGGCCCTGCATGCCGATAACCGCTCATTCCTGTTCCGATATGAGGATCAGACCTATTCTGTCTCGTATGGCTCGTTGAGTCGGATTGATTCGGACTGGACGTACGTCTCCGCAGCACCTTTGACCTCAGTCACTTCGCCAGTCAAGCTGGTATCCAAAATCATCGTCATTGCGAGTGCAGGCAGTCTCATCCTGGGATTGTTGTTATCCTGGTTTGCCTCCCGTCGCATCTATTCGCCTGTAGCGCGAATGCTGCATCTGCTTACGCCTGGCCGAAATGACACAACGCCAACCGACGCAAAGCTGGACGAGTTTGAGCTGCTGGAGCAACAATGGAACGAACTGACCTCCCGCAGTGTAACGGCACATCGCCAGTTGCAGGAGCAGCTTCCCCATCTGCGCGACAGCTTTGTCCTACAACTTGTACAGGGACATCTATATGCCTATAACGAGCAGGATCTTCAGCAGCGCATGCGTCATCTCGGATTTGAGCTGGAGGGTCAGCAGTATTTGCTGGTGCAGATGTATTTTACGGGGTACGAGCAGCTGCAAGGCAGGTTTGGAAGCCAGGATACGGGTTTGGTCACCTTTGCAGCAGTGAATATTACACAGGAAGTGGCGAAAAATTATTTCAGGCAGATCAGTGTCATGAACTTTCATGACCTGTCTTCCGCCATGCTTGTGATCGCTCCTCAGGATGAAGCTGTGAAGTCACAAGCGATGTTATGGGGACAGGAGCTCGTTGAGGTCATTGGACGAACACTCAAAATGAAGGTGACCTTGATGATCAGTCGCCCAGCAGCTTCACTTCAGGAACTGCCCGGACGATTCGTCGAGATGGAACAGGCCGTGGCATATCGCAGTGTGGAGGAAGGAAGTCAGATTCTCGATCTGGAGGATGAGGAGTGTTTCCGTAGAAACGAAGCAGCTTCCTATCCGCTTGGGCTGGAACGTGAGTTGCTACAGGCGATCAGGCTGGGCAAGCAAGTCGAAGCGGAACGTGTGCTGGAACAATTCATGAGTGAGATCACGCGGACGGGCAGTACCGAATTTCAGGTGCAGCAGATGATGCTGCAATTGCTCGGCAGTATTCAGCACATGATGCTGCAAACGGGGGTCACACCTTATAAGCTGTTTGGTGGTTGCAACATGTATGAACGGCTATCCGGTATTCGTGAACCTGTTCAGATGAGACAGTGGATGATGAATGAGGTATTCACACCGTATATCCAAGAGATCGAAGCACGATCCCAGGAACCCCTGAAACAGGTGGTGGAACGAACGATGTTGTATATTGATACGCATTATCGCAGCGATATTTCGCTGGAAAACTGCGCTGACATGGAGCAGATGACACCTTATGCACTGAGCAAGGCATTCAAACAGGTATCAGGCATTAATTTTATTGATTATCTGACACGTGTGAGAATGGATGCAGCGAAGCAATTGTTACGGGAGACAACGATGAAAATCAATGATGTTGCCGTGGCTGTAGGATATCAGCATAGTTATTTTAATCGGATCTTCAAGAAACAGGAGGGAGTTACCCCGAGTCAGTACCGTGAAAAATGGTTCGGACAATAA
- a CDS encoding dipeptidase, which translates to MKEQTYFEQNREKHLAELNEWLSIPSISAISEHKEDVNRAAQWAADALTRAGMENVEVIQTAGHPIVYADHLHAPGKPTALIYGHYDVQPVDPLNLWDTPPFEPTIRDGKLYARGATDDKGQIFLHIKAVEALLAENKELPVNVKFCIEGEEEISSPNLPIYLNEHTDKLRADMILISDTSLLEKGKPAISTGLRGLCSLHVDLNTANTDLHSGSFGGGVPNALHALVSLLASLHDEQGRVSVDGFYDGVLPLSPEMREEFVKQGFNEEQLRQDLGLEQLYGEEGYSFVERVGARPTLELNGVWGGFQGEGSKTVIPKEAHAKITCRLVADQDPQHVLDRIEAHLRAHVQPGATLHVKQIEKAFAFNIDPSNPILQKAADAYEQVYGVRALFTKDGGSIPIVEKLSRVLEIPAVMMGFGLPDENLHAPNEHFNLENFDKGLLTIVQFLKSL; encoded by the coding sequence ATGAAAGAACAGACTTACTTTGAACAAAATAGAGAAAAACACCTGGCAGAACTGAATGAATGGTTGTCCATTCCAAGTATCTCCGCCATTTCAGAGCATAAAGAGGATGTTAATCGTGCAGCACAATGGGCAGCAGATGCACTCACACGTGCAGGCATGGAAAACGTTGAGGTCATTCAAACGGCTGGACATCCGATTGTCTATGCAGATCACCTGCATGCACCCGGCAAACCGACGGCTCTGATCTATGGACACTATGATGTACAACCTGTCGATCCGCTTAACCTGTGGGACACGCCTCCTTTCGAGCCCACCATTCGTGATGGCAAGCTATATGCCCGTGGTGCGACGGATGACAAAGGACAGATCTTCCTACATATCAAGGCAGTTGAAGCCCTGCTTGCCGAAAACAAAGAACTTCCGGTTAACGTTAAGTTCTGCATCGAAGGCGAAGAGGAAATCTCCAGCCCGAACCTGCCCATCTATCTGAATGAACATACAGACAAGCTGCGTGCAGACATGATACTGATCTCGGATACGTCCCTGCTTGAAAAAGGGAAACCGGCGATCTCCACTGGCCTGCGTGGTCTATGTTCGCTTCACGTGGATCTGAACACAGCCAATACCGACTTGCACTCCGGTTCATTCGGTGGTGGTGTACCGAACGCTCTGCACGCACTCGTATCCCTGCTCGCTTCGTTGCATGATGAGCAAGGCCGTGTAAGTGTAGATGGATTCTACGATGGCGTTCTGCCACTGTCTCCTGAGATGAGAGAAGAATTTGTGAAACAGGGCTTCAATGAAGAACAGCTTCGTCAAGACCTGGGGCTGGAGCAATTGTACGGCGAAGAAGGTTACTCGTTCGTGGAACGTGTTGGCGCTCGTCCAACATTGGAATTGAACGGCGTATGGGGTGGTTTCCAGGGTGAAGGCAGCAAAACCGTTATTCCGAAGGAAGCACATGCCAAAATTACCTGCCGCCTCGTGGCGGATCAAGATCCTCAACATGTATTGGATCGTATCGAAGCACATCTGCGCGCTCACGTTCAACCGGGTGCAACGCTGCATGTGAAACAGATCGAGAAAGCTTTTGCTTTCAACATCGATCCTTCCAATCCAATTCTGCAAAAAGCGGCAGATGCGTATGAGCAGGTGTATGGCGTTCGTGCCCTCTTTACCAAAGATGGCGGCTCCATTCCGATTGTTGAGAAGCTTTCACGTGTACTCGAAATCCCTGCTGTCATGATGGGCTTTGGTTTGCCTGATGAGAATCTGCATGCACCAAACGAGCACTTCAACCTGGAGAACTTTGATAAAGGGTTGTTGACGATTGTTCAGTTCTTGAAGAGTTTGTAA